A region from the Acyrthosiphon pisum isolate AL4f chromosome A1, pea_aphid_22Mar2018_4r6ur, whole genome shotgun sequence genome encodes:
- the LOC103308968 gene encoding 52 kDa repressor of the inhibitor of the protein kinase-like: MGFQCLFSGTYSDDFDELLLFYLDTDEQIVKAELNLWHAVLNNNGQYPKSGLEALRLCKKEMFPNIHFLVQILCTLPVSTATPERTFSCLKRLKTYLRNTMTEARLNGLTMLAVHTDIPLSAEEVLDELAKKPRKLDFVL; this comes from the exons ATGG GATTTCAATGTTTGTTTTCTGGTACATATTCAGATGATTTTGATGAACTTCTTCTATTTTATCTTGACACTGATGAACAAATTGTTAAAGCAGAATTAAATCTATGGCATGCAGTACTTAACAACAATGGACAATACCCTAAAAGTGGGTTGGAAGCATTAAGGCTATGCAAGAAGGAAATGTTTCCAAATATTCATTTCTTAGTTCAAATACTATGTACTTTACCAGTGTCCACAGCAACCCCAGAACGAACGTTTTCATGTCTAAAAAGATTGAAAACTTATTTAAGAAACACAATGACAGAA GCACGACTTAATGGTCTGACAATGTTGGCTGTTCACACTGATATACCACTTTCAGCTGAAGAAGTCCTTGACGAACTTGCAAAAAAACCACGCAAACTagactttgttttataa